The following are from one region of the Camarhynchus parvulus chromosome 3, STF_HiC, whole genome shotgun sequence genome:
- the TMX4 gene encoding thioredoxin-related transmembrane protein 4 yields MAPGRWRQGRRLLRALLLVALLGPAACFSSSFYSPGEPRSSVRVLCGSNWSLVLQGQWMLEFYAPWCPACRQLEPTWESFAKESEWLGIAVGKVDVTQEPGLSGRFFVTTLPTIYHASDGVFRRYRGSRTLEDLQGYILERKWEAVEPVAGWKSPSSIMMHGMAGLFHFSGWIRQIHNYLTGTLGVHVWISYAIFILATLLIGLLLGLVLVLISDCLCPAKSKHRAETPEEAISKENAENAALEQPDEAARLSADEAADVRDLSDGEDAANSSADESEEDLALGKESGGEETEDLSEQPLAESETESTVRQRKSQGAEKEL; encoded by the exons ATGGCGCCGGGCCGCTGGCGCCAGGGGCGGCGGCTGCTGCGCGCTCTGTTGCTCGTGGCGCTGCTGGGTCCCGCCGCCTGCTTTTCTTCGTCCTTCTACAGCCCCGGCGAGCCGCGGAGCAGCGTGCGAGTGCTGTGCGGCTCCAACTGGAGCCTGGTGTTGCAGGGCCAGTGGATGTTGGAGTT TTACGCGCCTTGGTGCCCGGCGTGTCGGCAGCTGGAGCCCACCTGGGAGAGCTTTGCCAAGGAGAGCGAGTGGCTCGGCATCGCCGTCGGGAAAGTGGATGTCACTCAGGAGCCAG GCTTGAGTGGTCGTTTCTTTGTCACAACACTTCCTACAATTTACCA TGCCAGCGATGGAGTGTTTCGCAGATACCGCGGCTCCCGCACCCTGGAAGATCTCCAAGGCTACATCCTAGAGAGGAAATGGGAAGCTGTGGAGCCTGTGGCAGGATGGAAGTCTCCATCTTCTATAAT gaTGCATGGCATGGCAGGGCTGTTTCACTTCTCAGGATGGATCAGG CAAATTCATAACTACCTCACTGGCACTCTTGGAGTTCATGTTTGGATTTCCTATGCCATCTTCATCTTAGCTACCTTACTGATTGGCCTGCTCCTGGGTTTG gTCCTGGTTTTGATTTCAGACTGCCTCTGCCCAGCCAAGtcaaaacacagagctgaaacACCTG AAGAAGCAATCAGCAAGGAGAACGCGGAGAATGCGGCGCTGGAGCAGCCGGACGAGGCGGCGCGCCTCTCCGCCGATGAGGCCGCCGACGTCAGAGATCTCTCAGATGGAGAAGATGCAGCAAACTCGAGTGCTGATGAGTCAGAGGAGGATTTAGCACTTGGAAAAGAATCAGGgggagaagaaacagaagactTAAGCGAGCAGCCTTTAGCTGAATCAGAGACTGAAAGCACAGTGAGGCAGAGGAAGAGTCAGGGCGCGGAGAAGGAACTATAG